Proteins encoded together in one Pontibacillus halophilus JSM 076056 = DSM 19796 window:
- a CDS encoding AAA family ATPase produces the protein MSQHTTVYHPKIKKLIHNIQNVMIGKEEVTTLSIVALLAEGHVLLEDVPGVGKTMLVRSLAKSVASEFKRIQFTPDLLPSDVVGVSIYNPQDMQFEFRPGPILGNIVLADEINRTSPKTQSSLLEGMEEKSVTVDGNTVQLSKPFFVMATQNPIEYEGTYPLPEAQLDRFLLKLNMGYPTFEEEVQILERVTQKHPVDEIGAVMTREELLEAQAEVLNVYIGPEVQRYIVNLVTKTRNHPSIYLGVSPRGSIALMKAAKAYAYIQDRDYVLPDDVKYLAPFVLSHRVLLTSEARFGGVDSRNLVSEMTNTLSIPVGRGQ, from the coding sequence ATGTCTCAGCATACAACCGTCTACCACCCTAAAATCAAGAAACTTATTCATAATATACAGAACGTTATGATTGGAAAAGAAGAAGTGACGACGTTGAGTATTGTCGCTTTATTAGCCGAAGGCCACGTTCTCCTTGAAGATGTTCCTGGAGTTGGGAAGACGATGCTCGTTCGTAGTCTAGCGAAATCTGTAGCAAGTGAATTTAAACGTATCCAGTTTACGCCAGACCTGCTGCCTTCTGATGTAGTAGGTGTCTCCATTTACAATCCACAAGACATGCAATTTGAATTTAGACCCGGACCTATTCTTGGAAACATTGTGCTGGCTGATGAGATTAATCGAACTTCTCCTAAAACGCAATCCTCGCTATTGGAGGGGATGGAGGAGAAGAGTGTGACTGTAGACGGGAATACAGTCCAACTTAGTAAGCCATTCTTCGTTATGGCTACACAGAACCCAATTGAGTATGAAGGGACCTATCCATTACCAGAGGCACAGTTAGACCGGTTCCTATTGAAATTAAATATGGGATATCCAACGTTTGAAGAAGAAGTACAAATACTTGAGCGCGTGACTCAGAAGCATCCAGTTGATGAAATTGGGGCGGTTATGACGAGAGAAGAATTGCTTGAAGCTCAAGCTGAAGTTCTAAACGTATACATAGGCCCAGAAGTACAGCGATATATCGTCAACCTGGTTACGAAAACTCGAAATCATCCATCCATTTATCTTGGAGTGAGTCCTCGTGGTTCTATTGCGTTGATGAAAGCCGCAAAGGCGTATGCGTACATTCAGGACCGAGATTATGTACTTCCTGATGATGTGAAATATCTAGCTCCCTTCGTTCTTTCTCATCGGGTACTATTAACGTCAGAAGCTCGTTTCGGCGGGGTAGATAGTCGGAACCTTGTGTCTGAGATGACGAATACGTTGTCTATTCCAGTAGGCAGAGGTCAGTAA
- a CDS encoding glycoside hydrolase family 68 protein yields the protein MPHHDRYDDCSCGKCDYCHHKGNRKFRCCFEESGGFDRTPAIWTREQAEQIRITPQNAAPVIDFDALEPTAPDLWVWDTWPLREQDGSIAVLPGGWRVIFSLTAPRSVLPGKRHDIATIRYFYARDGQDWIPGGRVFPQEDPFGSRQWAGSAFVKDGEIFFFYTATGRRGETSVTYEQRLAFARGDVFSDLEGVLFDNWEEHVIIAEPDGEFYQTQEQSGGGIIYSFRDPWYYLDPESGCEFVLFEGNTAITPAVRECEPQNIGDGDFRSGNDVPNGAAQFNGNVGIMLLRNSDYTEWELLPAILEAECVNQQLERPHIVYSGGRYHLFIISHQFTFAPGLDGPDGLYGFVANNLFGNYVPLGEGGLVIANPPEQPFQAYSWLVLPDLSAESFVNYFNLEGLSLNEVGNQPDQYIFNHFGGVLAPTLQLTVDNLDTTIVNELAQGLVMESETQSAPFPPTCEKRRHYGDLEDEDRDDHAHTRGKRSRDDHRINRGGRRKRHRHD from the coding sequence ATGCCACATCATGATCGATATGATGATTGCTCTTGTGGGAAATGTGATTATTGCCACCATAAGGGCAATCGAAAGTTTCGTTGTTGCTTTGAGGAGAGTGGGGGATTCGACCGTACCCCTGCCATATGGACAAGAGAGCAGGCTGAACAAATTCGCATCACCCCGCAAAATGCGGCTCCCGTTATCGACTTTGACGCACTAGAGCCTACCGCTCCAGATTTGTGGGTATGGGATACATGGCCTCTACGAGAGCAGGATGGGTCAATTGCCGTACTACCAGGAGGATGGAGAGTCATATTCTCTTTGACAGCTCCCCGAAGTGTATTGCCAGGTAAGCGACACGACATCGCCACCATCCGCTATTTCTACGCAAGAGATGGCCAGGATTGGATACCAGGAGGACGCGTCTTCCCTCAAGAAGATCCGTTCGGCTCACGTCAATGGGCCGGTTCAGCGTTTGTAAAGGATGGGGAGATTTTCTTCTTCTATACAGCTACAGGTAGACGCGGTGAAACGTCGGTTACGTACGAACAACGACTTGCGTTTGCACGAGGAGACGTATTCTCAGATTTAGAAGGCGTTCTATTTGATAATTGGGAAGAACATGTCATTATCGCCGAACCAGACGGGGAGTTCTACCAAACACAGGAGCAATCTGGTGGGGGAATTATCTACTCCTTCCGAGACCCTTGGTATTACCTTGATCCAGAATCAGGTTGTGAGTTTGTTCTTTTCGAAGGGAATACGGCGATTACACCTGCCGTTCGAGAGTGTGAACCACAAAATATTGGCGATGGCGATTTCAGAAGTGGAAACGATGTTCCAAATGGGGCAGCTCAGTTTAATGGAAACGTCGGAATTATGTTGCTCCGAAACAGCGACTATACAGAATGGGAGTTACTTCCTGCGATTCTTGAGGCAGAGTGCGTAAACCAACAGCTTGAGCGTCCGCACATCGTCTATTCAGGAGGACGTTACCATCTCTTTATCATTAGTCACCAGTTCACGTTCGCGCCTGGATTAGACGGACCTGATGGATTGTATGGTTTCGTTGCCAACAACTTGTTTGGAAACTATGTACCCCTTGGCGAGGGTGGACTTGTGATTGCAAATCCTCCTGAGCAACCATTCCAGGCTTATTCATGGCTTGTGCTACCCGACCTCTCAGCTGAGAGCTTCGTCAACTACTTTAACTTAGAAGGGCTCAGTCTAAATGAGGTAGGAAATCAGCCTGACCAATATATCTTCAATCATTTCGGCGGAGTGTTAGCTCCTACGTTGCAATTGACTGTCGATAACTTGGATACAACAATCGTAAATGAATTGGCCCAAGGTCTAGTTATGGAATCTGAGACCCAATCTGCACCATTCCCACCAACATGTGAGAAGCGAAGACATTACGGAGATTTAGAAGATGAGGATAGAGATGATCATGCACATACTCGAGGAAAAAGGAGCCGTGACGATCATCGAATAAACCGCGGTGGCCGCCGCAAACGACATCGTCACGATTAA
- a CDS encoding putative glycoside hydrolase, translated as MSINLWRPVVSKLCFASLLCLIAAIPGPSHASMSQSLSEATSYKIYYDPPNKRILTEMQRYDVVILEPLFYTSEQIDTIRQSGTLVYGYINVLEADRWNTAFINRLEESDFFHRNGKRVYYEEWDSYLTDIASTHYQEVLLEEVNEQIVSKGIDGAFLDTVGNIDNEHGQQVELLEQQREGLRLFLQQIKEQHPTLSLIQNWGFQTLKTTTYPYVDGIMWENFHYASVSNDEWSQERIKDLTALQDKQDITVLTVSMEEEHESRSYANSLGFTHFHTSEGYNSW; from the coding sequence TTGAGTATAAATCTATGGAGGCCAGTAGTCTCGAAACTATGCTTTGCTTCGTTACTTTGCCTAATTGCCGCAATCCCTGGTCCGAGTCATGCGTCAATGTCTCAATCACTTTCAGAGGCCACTTCATACAAGATTTATTATGATCCTCCGAACAAACGTATCTTAACGGAAATGCAACGTTATGATGTTGTCATTCTCGAACCACTCTTCTACACGTCAGAGCAAATTGACACGATTCGTCAATCAGGAACACTCGTATATGGATATATTAACGTATTGGAAGCTGATCGGTGGAACACAGCGTTCATTAATAGATTAGAAGAGTCAGATTTCTTCCATCGTAACGGTAAGCGTGTCTATTACGAGGAATGGGATTCATATTTAACCGATATTGCATCCACCCATTATCAAGAAGTCCTTCTAGAAGAGGTCAACGAACAAATCGTATCTAAAGGGATTGATGGGGCATTTCTTGATACAGTCGGAAATATTGATAATGAACATGGACAACAAGTTGAACTTCTCGAACAACAACGAGAAGGACTTCGGTTGTTCTTGCAACAAATAAAAGAGCAACACCCAACGCTTTCGCTTATTCAGAATTGGGGCTTTCAGACGTTGAAGACTACGACATATCCTTATGTAGACGGGATTATGTGGGAGAACTTCCATTACGCTTCAGTTTCAAACGACGAATGGTCACAGGAACGTATTAAAGACTTAACCGCACTACAAGATAAACAAGACATAACCGTACTGACTGTTTCGATGGAAGAAGAACACGAAAGTCGTTCTTATGCGAATTCGCTTGGATTCACACATTTCCACACAAGCGAAGGGTATAACAGCTGGTAA
- the pelF gene encoding GT4 family glycosyltransferase PelF: protein MKIGILVEGSYPYVSGGVSSWVQTLIQRMPQHDFEIIAITPNDMSETDYRYTLPSNVSGVTTLPLLTQEAKGRKKIHFTEAEQRQLTSWFMLEDIPDHALRIMKEKITQPERFFSSKLFWQLLQDSYEKEEQSSSFIDYFWMWRGMYSPVLELMQRDVPKVDLIHAASTGYAGLLAARMKQEQQIPFIITEHGIYSREREEEILQANWIPDYYKERWIAFFHHLSKQAYCEADDIITLFDRNGEHQLEIGAPQNKQRIIPNGIHYEALSQLEHQSPKENVLRIGAIVRVVPIKDIKTMINAAKLLHDDGVPFELTIMGPLDEDDEYAEECQQMIEQYGLMNEVSLIGRVNISNYLPHFDIGLLTSISEGQPLALLEGMAAGLPFIATDVGACSELIEGRDDDPFGPAGFLVSPVDSMQVANYCKWFYKHPEETRQLGLNGQRRTETYYQIHQVIEAYDALYEERRNYNGRDWI from the coding sequence ATGAAGATTGGAATTCTTGTAGAAGGGAGCTACCCCTACGTAAGTGGTGGTGTATCAAGTTGGGTACAAACGCTGATTCAACGCATGCCGCAGCATGACTTTGAAATCATCGCCATTACACCGAATGACATGAGTGAAACAGATTACCGCTACACACTCCCCTCTAACGTATCTGGAGTAACGACCCTTCCTTTACTGACTCAAGAAGCAAAAGGACGTAAGAAAATTCACTTTACAGAAGCGGAACAACGTCAACTTACGTCATGGTTTATGTTAGAAGACATACCTGACCATGCTCTACGTATCATGAAAGAGAAGATTACACAACCTGAGCGTTTCTTCTCTAGCAAGCTTTTCTGGCAGCTCTTACAGGACAGTTATGAGAAGGAAGAACAAAGTAGTTCATTTATCGATTATTTCTGGATGTGGCGAGGGATGTATTCGCCAGTCCTTGAGTTAATGCAACGGGACGTACCAAAGGTTGACCTCATTCATGCTGCTTCCACAGGATATGCAGGGCTACTTGCTGCCCGAATGAAACAAGAGCAGCAAATCCCTTTCATCATAACTGAGCATGGAATCTATTCACGGGAGCGAGAAGAAGAAATTCTTCAGGCAAACTGGATCCCTGATTATTATAAAGAGCGATGGATTGCATTCTTTCACCATTTATCCAAGCAAGCCTATTGTGAAGCGGACGATATTATTACGTTGTTCGACCGAAATGGAGAACATCAGCTAGAAATCGGCGCTCCTCAGAATAAGCAACGAATTATACCAAATGGCATCCATTACGAAGCCTTATCTCAACTGGAACACCAATCTCCAAAGGAGAATGTCCTTCGTATTGGCGCAATTGTACGAGTTGTCCCAATCAAAGATATCAAAACCATGATTAACGCAGCTAAATTATTGCATGATGACGGGGTACCCTTCGAATTAACCATTATGGGTCCGCTGGATGAAGATGATGAGTATGCAGAAGAATGCCAACAAATGATTGAACAATATGGATTGATGAATGAGGTATCCCTCATTGGACGGGTTAACATCTCTAACTATCTTCCCCACTTCGACATCGGATTGCTCACGAGCATATCAGAAGGTCAACCTTTAGCTTTATTGGAAGGCATGGCTGCTGGTCTTCCATTCATCGCTACAGATGTTGGGGCTTGTTCTGAACTTATAGAGGGCCGAGATGATGACCCTTTTGGACCTGCTGGCTTTCTCGTATCTCCGGTCGATTCAATGCAAGTCGCCAACTATTGTAAGTGGTTCTACAAGCACCCAGAGGAAACTCGGCAACTCGGGCTAAATGGACAACGTCGCACAGAAACGTACTATCAAATTCATCAAGTCATTGAAGCGTATGATGCACTTTACGAAGAGAGGAGAAACTACAATGGCAGGGATTGGATTTAA
- a CDS encoding DUF2194 domain-containing protein, whose product MKRSTIKYSSALFIFLLILIGGLQFLRVDGYQKLFPTASKEAEELKTMSATSTPPPANSPLTISIYINESELSQEALTNLEQSLNYAKVDYRRIEKEALSKLEPSPYHILALSGEHTKDWPLQDIQSFVQKGGRLLIAGRFIDPKWQPLIGVTDFSDFIDDIYGLQFERELFPGYPNLEETTSLFSHSIADVELSEESDVYITAMDEPIFWTHNYGDGKVAFWNTTSITEKSARGILLQSLSLLPPSFVSNQVGAKVMYIDDFPSPIPYRTPVMIREEYDMNMKQFYTSIWWEDMKRMAHEHDATYTGVLIGTYEQEANLSSEELNKRIRYPMLYFGRDLLKEGGELGLHGYNHQSLVTKSERIDPKFGYKPWEDQSKMEEAIKRVSETFHYYFPNEQIRTYVPPSNVLNETGMAALSDSLTDLQIVAALYSGTKENGSYIQEFGYDETYPSIYHFPRISSGYVIDREEQYIQADAVANFGVASHFIHPDDVLDPRRSYGEGWEDMEEGFEEMLSNLKETYPHLEALTQYRAFQKLITYQQSTISISYEQDSIQISGNRMLSPSTLLVRVNEGNSLATGTFDFGVVEPFGQSNDLYRVTLTEPNAQLKIKDVRR is encoded by the coding sequence GTGAAGAGAAGTACCATTAAATATAGTAGCGCCCTGTTTATCTTCCTCCTAATTCTAATAGGAGGATTGCAGTTTCTAAGAGTAGACGGCTACCAGAAGCTCTTCCCCACTGCTTCGAAAGAGGCGGAGGAATTGAAGACTATGTCTGCAACTTCTACACCACCCCCTGCTAACTCGCCTCTCACCATTTCTATTTATATAAATGAGAGCGAATTGTCTCAAGAAGCGCTCACTAATTTAGAACAGTCCTTAAACTATGCAAAGGTGGATTACAGAAGGATTGAGAAAGAAGCACTGTCAAAGTTAGAGCCTTCCCCTTATCACATTCTGGCTTTATCTGGGGAACATACGAAGGATTGGCCCCTGCAAGACATACAATCATTCGTTCAGAAAGGCGGCCGACTCCTTATAGCTGGTCGATTTATTGACCCTAAGTGGCAACCGTTGATTGGTGTTACGGATTTCAGTGATTTCATCGATGATATTTATGGATTGCAATTTGAACGCGAACTCTTCCCTGGCTATCCGAATTTAGAGGAAACTACTTCACTGTTCTCTCATAGTATTGCAGATGTAGAACTAAGCGAGGAGTCGGATGTCTATATCACCGCTATGGATGAACCCATCTTCTGGACGCATAATTATGGCGATGGGAAGGTAGCATTTTGGAACACAACGTCCATTACAGAGAAATCCGCTCGGGGAATCTTACTACAATCTCTTTCCCTCCTTCCCCCTTCCTTTGTCTCGAACCAAGTTGGAGCAAAAGTGATGTATATCGACGATTTTCCATCTCCCATTCCTTATAGAACACCAGTTATGATAAGAGAGGAATATGACATGAACATGAAACAGTTCTACACGTCTATATGGTGGGAAGATATGAAGCGGATGGCGCATGAGCATGATGCAACGTATACAGGCGTACTTATTGGAACGTATGAACAAGAAGCGAATTTATCAAGCGAAGAACTAAACAAAAGAATCCGATACCCTATGCTTTATTTCGGTAGAGATTTGCTTAAAGAAGGTGGAGAGCTAGGTTTACACGGATACAATCACCAATCACTCGTTACGAAATCAGAACGAATTGACCCTAAGTTTGGGTACAAACCTTGGGAAGACCAGTCCAAGATGGAAGAGGCAATTAAAAGAGTCAGTGAGACGTTCCATTACTATTTCCCGAATGAACAAATCCGCACCTATGTACCTCCTTCCAATGTACTGAATGAAACAGGGATGGCGGCATTAAGTGATTCTTTGACAGATCTACAGATTGTAGCCGCTCTTTACTCCGGCACCAAAGAGAACGGAAGTTACATACAGGAATTTGGATACGATGAAACGTATCCTTCCATCTATCACTTCCCACGTATATCGAGTGGGTATGTCATCGACCGTGAAGAACAGTATATTCAAGCAGACGCCGTGGCGAATTTCGGAGTGGCCTCCCACTTCATTCACCCCGATGACGTCCTAGACCCAAGACGTTCTTACGGAGAAGGATGGGAAGATATGGAGGAAGGGTTTGAAGAGATGCTCTCGAACCTTAAGGAAACCTACCCTCACCTTGAAGCATTAACGCAATACAGAGCATTTCAGAAATTAATCACCTATCAGCAGTCCACCATTTCTATTTCTTATGAACAAGACTCAATTCAAATCTCAGGTAATCGTATGCTGAGCCCTTCTACACTATTAGTCCGAGTGAATGAAGGAAATTCACTTGCAACTGGAACATTTGACTTCGGGGTTGTAGAACCATTTGGACAGAGTAATGACCTATATCGAGTGACCTTAACGGAACCGAACGCACAACTAAAGATAAAGGATGTTCGCAGATGA